Proteins from a single region of Candidatus Palauibacter scopulicola:
- a CDS encoding HU family DNA-binding protein — MTKADLIEQVHEAIGPGVTKRDCAAVVNAFLNAVKGAVVQGNHIEIRGFGTFKVRERRTRMARNPRTGDPVRVPPRKVPVFKPSRLLRDEVASSLGD, encoded by the coding sequence ATGACGAAGGCGGATCTCATCGAACAGGTTCACGAGGCCATCGGCCCCGGCGTGACGAAGCGGGACTGCGCCGCGGTGGTCAACGCGTTTCTGAACGCCGTCAAGGGAGCCGTCGTACAGGGCAACCACATCGAGATTCGCGGCTTCGGCACCTTCAAGGTTCGGGAGCGCCGGACCCGCATGGCGCGCAATCCGCGCACGGGCGATCCGGTCCGCGTACCGCCGAGGAAGGTGCCCGTCTTCAAGCCCTCGCGTCTGCTGCGCGACGAGGTGGCATCGAGCCTCGGGGACTAG